The genomic DNA CTTCGTGTTCGGATCTATGGAAAGAACAGCATCTTGTAAAAAAGTGGCCTGAGCAGCTTCAGTTAAAGGTTCAATCGCTAGGCTGATATCGTCCAAAGCATCGATACCTTCAGCAAATCCTGAAAACAACCCAGCGTGGTAATGGATAGGAGACGGTGAAATTAGTGTTACTTCAGTATCGGGCAGATTTGTTTGACGCAACTGTTTTATAATATGTAAATGAGCCAGTCCAGCTCCAACTAATAATAATTGTTTCATTGTCTTCACTCACTAACTGTCCAAATGTATGATCAATCGTTGACCCTCATTATAATTTATGGTAAAAGGGTATATATACAATATTATAGTAGAAATCATGGATGGGATGCCAGTAGCTAATATGTCCCTGTTTCAGAAAGCTGGTGGTTGCTGCGAACCGGCACAGACTTATAAGCGAATTACCTCCCGGAGTGCTTCTGTGAATGATACTGAGTAACAGAAGACGGTGACAGCCGTTATATGAATGAGCCGGAGTCTTTTTTTTTGCAAAGATTCAAGAAGGATGGTACCGCGCGTATTAGCGCTCCTTATATAGGAGGGCTTTTTTTATTTGGTAAAAATGATTGTAGAAGGAGTCATGATGACAAATGGATATTATTCAAGATTTAGAGGCCAGAGGGCTTATTTATCAAACCACAGATATTGAATCGCTAAAGGAAGCTTTAAAACAACCCATTCATCTCTATTGTGGGTTTGATCCGACCAGTGACAGTTTACACGTTGGCAATCTGCTCATGATTATTACGCTTCGTCGTTTTCAAGAAGCAGGCCATTTTCCGATTGGTTTAGTTGGAGGTGGCACAGGATTAATTGGTGATCCAAGTGGTCGCACATCAGAACGACAGCTCAATGAGGAATCAATCGTACGTGAATGGGGACAGAAAATTAAAGATCAGTTATCAAGGTTTCTTGATTTCGAACGGGACAATAATCCCGCACGGGTTGTGAATAACTATGATTGGTTAGGTGGATTGACATTAGTTGAATTTTTACGGGATACAGGTAAACATTTTCCGCTTACTTACATGATGTCTAAGGATTCTGTACAGACGCGTATAGAGGAAGGTATTTCATATACTGAGTTTACGTACATGATGCTGCAATCTTATGACTACTTGAATCTTTATACCAAAGAAAAGGTTCGCTTGCAGATTGGCGGCAGTGATCAATGGGGTAATATCACCGCTGGATTAGAATTAATCCGTCGTACGGGTCATGAGGAACCGGCTTATGGTTTGACGGTCCCGTTAATCACGAAGAGTGATGGTACGAAGTTTGGCAAAACAGCGGGTGGCGCTATCTGGCTTGATCCAGAAAAGACAACACCTTATGAATTTTACCAATTCTGGTATAACACGGATGACCGTGATGTGATTCCATTTCTGAAGTCATTTACATTCCTGAGTCTGGACACCATTGCTTCTTTACAACAGGAGCAAGAAAAAACACCGGAACAGCGTCCGGCCCAGAAAGCTCTTGCTGAAGCGATGACCCGTTTCATTCATGGTGAGGACGCGCTGGAACAGGCGGTTAAAATTTCTCAAGCTCTATTTAGTGGTGACGTCAA from Tuberibacillus sp. Marseille-P3662 includes the following:
- the tyrS gene encoding tyrosine--tRNA ligase, which codes for MDIIQDLEARGLIYQTTDIESLKEALKQPIHLYCGFDPTSDSLHVGNLLMIITLRRFQEAGHFPIGLVGGGTGLIGDPSGRTSERQLNEESIVREWGQKIKDQLSRFLDFERDNNPARVVNNYDWLGGLTLVEFLRDTGKHFPLTYMMSKDSVQTRIEEGISYTEFTYMMLQSYDYLNLYTKEKVRLQIGGSDQWGNITAGLELIRRTGHEEPAYGLTVPLITKSDGTKFGKTAGGAIWLDPEKTTPYEFYQFWYNTDDRDVIPFLKSFTFLSLDTIASLQQEQEKTPEQRPAQKALAEAMTRFIHGEDALEQAVKISQALFSGDVKQLSGSDIEQGFKDVPSYTMTSKEDVGLLNVLVEAGVTGSKRQAREDIKNGAIYVNGERIQDMQYTLTADDRIDDQFIILRRGKKKYYLIQY